The Podarcis muralis chromosome 10, rPodMur119.hap1.1, whole genome shotgun sequence genome includes a region encoding these proteins:
- the TRABD gene encoding traB domain-containing protein isoform X1, whose amino-acid sequence MEGEQQQEMAAEPAPSPEAQGDGPKEAAGIASNISDADALKILLEMKMKRRKQKPTLPSTVTELSTEEGSKVYVVGTAHFSDSSKRDVVKTIQEVQPDVVVVELCQYRVSMLKMDEKTLLKEAKEINLEKLQQAIKQNGVMSGLMQMLLLKVSAHITEQLGMAPGGEFREAFKEASKVPFCKFHLGDRPIPVTFKRAIAALSFWQKVKLAWGLCFLSDPISKDDVEKCKQKDLLEQMMAEMIGEFPDLHRTIVSERDIYLTYMLKQAAKQTELPRASEAEPRRCVPSIVVGVVGMGHVPGIEKNWNTDLNIQEIMSVPPPSTSSKILKFVIKATVFGLVGYGCYRMGQRTVRFILSMPVAQNYLQKLADVKPQH is encoded by the exons ATGGAGGGGGAACAGCAGCAGGAA ATGGCTGCAGAACCAGCGCCTTCACCTGAGGCACAAGGAGATGGGCCGAAGGAAGCTGCGGGCATTGCGTCAAATATTT CTGATGCAGATGCGTTGAAAATACTCTTGGAGATGAAGATGAAAAGAAGAAAGCAGAAGCCCACCCTCCCAAGCACCGTGACGGAACTTTCCACTGAGGAGGGCTCCAAAGTATATGTTGTTGGCACTGCTCACTTCAGTGATAGCAGCAAAAGAGACGTAGTGAag ACAATACAAGAAGTGCAGCCTGACGTTGTCGTGGTTGAGCTGTGCCAATACAGAGTTTCTATGTTAAAAATGGATGAAAAGACATTGCTAAAGGAAGCCAAAGAAATCAACCTGGAGAAACTTCAGCAAGCTATAAAACAG AATGGAGTCATGTCTGGGTTGATGCAAATGCTGCTACTGAAAGTCTCTGCACATATCACAGAACAGCTGGGAATGGCTCCCGGAGGAGAGTTCAGGGAGGCTTTCAAAGAG GCTAGTAAAGTACCTTTCTGCAAATTTCATCTTGGGGACAGGCCAATCCCGGTGACCTTCAAGAGGGCCATTGCTGCACTTTCTTTCTGGCAAAAGGTCAAGCTTGCTTGGGGTCTCTGCTTCCTTTCTGACCCAATCAG TAAAGATGATGTGGAGAAGTGTAAACAAAAGGATCTGCTGGAGCAAATGATGGCTGAGATGATTGGCGAGTTTCCTGATCTTCATCGGACAATCGTCTCAGAAAGAGATATTTACTTGACTTACATGTTGAAGCAAGCTGCAAAGCAAACAGAACTACCTCGTGCATCTGAAG CTGAACCTAGAAGATGCGTCCCGTCCATTGTAGTTGGGGTGGTTGGAATGGGTCACGTGCCTGGGATCGAAAAGAACTGGAATACAGACTTGAATATCCAGGAAATAATGAG TGTGCCGCCTCCATCAACCTCAAGTAAAATCCTCAAGTTTGTTATAAAGGCCACAGTATTTGGACTAGTGGGCTACGGCTGCTATAGGATGGGACAAAGGACAGTTCGGTTTATTCTCTCCATGCCCGTTGCACAGAACTATCTTCAGAAACTGGCAGATGTCAAGCCTCAGCACTGA
- the TRABD gene encoding traB domain-containing protein isoform X2, whose protein sequence is MEGEQQQEMAAEPAPSPEAQGDGPKEAAGIASNISDADALKILLEMKMKRRKQKPTLPSTVTELSTEEGSKVYVVGTAHFSDSSKRDVVKTIQEVQPDVVVVELCQYRVSMLKMDEKTLLKEAKEINLEKLQQAIKQNGVMSGLMQMLLLKVSAHITEQLGMAPGGEFREAFKEASKVPFCKFHLGDRPIPVTFKRAIAALSFWQKVKLAWGLCFLSDPISKDDVEKCKQKDLLEQMMAEMIGEFPDLHRTIVSERDIYLTYMLKQAAKQTELPRASEAEPRRCVPSIVVGVVGMGHVPGIEKNWNTDLNIQEIMR, encoded by the exons ATGGAGGGGGAACAGCAGCAGGAA ATGGCTGCAGAACCAGCGCCTTCACCTGAGGCACAAGGAGATGGGCCGAAGGAAGCTGCGGGCATTGCGTCAAATATTT CTGATGCAGATGCGTTGAAAATACTCTTGGAGATGAAGATGAAAAGAAGAAAGCAGAAGCCCACCCTCCCAAGCACCGTGACGGAACTTTCCACTGAGGAGGGCTCCAAAGTATATGTTGTTGGCACTGCTCACTTCAGTGATAGCAGCAAAAGAGACGTAGTGAag ACAATACAAGAAGTGCAGCCTGACGTTGTCGTGGTTGAGCTGTGCCAATACAGAGTTTCTATGTTAAAAATGGATGAAAAGACATTGCTAAAGGAAGCCAAAGAAATCAACCTGGAGAAACTTCAGCAAGCTATAAAACAG AATGGAGTCATGTCTGGGTTGATGCAAATGCTGCTACTGAAAGTCTCTGCACATATCACAGAACAGCTGGGAATGGCTCCCGGAGGAGAGTTCAGGGAGGCTTTCAAAGAG GCTAGTAAAGTACCTTTCTGCAAATTTCATCTTGGGGACAGGCCAATCCCGGTGACCTTCAAGAGGGCCATTGCTGCACTTTCTTTCTGGCAAAAGGTCAAGCTTGCTTGGGGTCTCTGCTTCCTTTCTGACCCAATCAG TAAAGATGATGTGGAGAAGTGTAAACAAAAGGATCTGCTGGAGCAAATGATGGCTGAGATGATTGGCGAGTTTCCTGATCTTCATCGGACAATCGTCTCAGAAAGAGATATTTACTTGACTTACATGTTGAAGCAAGCTGCAAAGCAAACAGAACTACCTCGTGCATCTGAAG CTGAACCTAGAAGATGCGTCCCGTCCATTGTAGTTGGGGTGGTTGGAATGGGTCACGTGCCTGGGATCGAAAAGAACTGGAATACAGACTTGAATATCCAGGAAATAATGAGGTAA